Genomic DNA from Desulfomonilaceae bacterium:
GCTGGCGCAAGAGAATTCAGACGGGATGTAACCTTCCAAACAACCGGCGCCAAAACCAGTTTAATCAACAACCACCCGGAAATCAAGGAGATAAAAGTATGCGATTTGCCGCCGCATGCGGAACTCAAGTAGCGTCACACGACAGTTTGACGGATGATCCTTACAAGAATTCGATGCCATTGCGCACAATAGTTGAGAGATTTGGAGCGCGAACATGTCGTGATGGAAAAATATCCTGCCCACTTCATCAGGATAAGCGCCCCAGTTTGCATGTTTACGATGATCACGCCTATTGTTTCTCATGCAATACACGTTTTGACAGCTACGGTCTGGTGGGCGCATTTTTGCTTGGCAATCCAAACCCGAGGGGAGAATCCTTCATTTCAGTCAAGAATTGGCTGGCCGAACAAACCGGTTTACCAAGGGTAATCGCCAGATCTCCCAAAGGTGGCCGGGATACTTGTTCCAGGATAGAAGACCCTTATGAAGAAGTATGGCAAGACGCCCTCAGAGACCCGGGTCCCGCTTACACCTATCTGGAATCACGCTCAATATCGCGAAAAACATGTCGGGGGTTGGTGGGATATCTGCCGCCGGATTACGAATTCCGCAACTGCGAGACAGCTTCAAACGCCGGTTTGCTGAGCAAACGCGGAAGGTTCCTGTTTGCAGGTAGGGCGATTTTCGCCGTGCGCCGTAACGGTCGTATCGTAAGCTTCTACGGCCGCGCAATTCACGAATCAGCCAAACCCAGACACGCGAACTGCGGACTTACGGATCCGCCTCAACCAAGGGCAATATTCAACATCGACCAATGTCGTAATCTAAAAGATGTCTATCTGACGGAAAGCGTGATTGACCTACTGACACTCATCGACCGGGGAGTGTCAAACGCTATAGCCCTATTTGGCGTCCAGGGCCTGACACCTGACAGAATCGAGTTATTGAAAGAAACCAACATCAAGACGATTACCCTTTGTTTCGACTCTGATAAAAACGGTACCGGACAAAGATCAGCAATAGAACAGGGACTCAGACTTTTTCAGCATGGTTTTGGAGTCTCAATCAAGACATTGCCGCTGGAAGATGATTCCCCCAAGGTCGACATCAACTCTTTCCTCTCAAGTCGGGAAATCACAAAGTTTCATGACATTGAGGCTCAACAATTTCTTGAACTCTATTTGAGTCATGAACGAAGCGATCCTGAAGCCGTCGCGGACAAACTCGAAAAGCTCTACGAGGCGATTGCCAACAAAGGCCCCTTAATCGCGGACTATTATCTGGACAGGATAAAATCCGTAACAGGCTTTAAAAAGCGCAGACTACTCGCTGAGTTGAAGAAAAAAACTTCTGTAGAAGAAGGTTACGAAAAAACTGGAGGATTTCATCCTCTTGATTATGTTGATCTTATCATTCAGGAAACACCGACGATTTATGTTGATGGAACCTTCTATCAATACAGCGACGGATATTATCGCCAAACTTATGAAGAAGAGATCTGCCGGGAGGCCATGCGACTGATTGGATCGGAGGCTCAGGCCTATCAAGTCAAAGCTGTATCGGAGCTATTGAGTATCACGTGCTTCACAAGGACTGATGACATTAACCCGCCGGGCCTGTTAAATATCAGCAATGGAATAATCAACATTGAGAACGGGGATTTTCTGGATCATAACCCGGATTTCAAGTTCACATTTCAGAATCCCATAACGCTGGAAGAAACGGCCCAGTGCCCAGTATGGCTCGAAACGGTCAAAGATATAATTCCGGACGAGGACGCCCGCTCCATTCTGCAGGAACTTTTCGGCTTTTGTCTTACACCGGATGTGTGGCCGCAAAAGGCTTTTTTGTTTTATGGTCAGGGCTCAAACGGCAAATCCGTGATCCTGGATGTTCTTGAAAAGCTGGTTGGCGGCGAAAATGTGAGCGCAGTGCATCTAGCCAGACTGGGAGACAGATTCAAGCTCTCAGAGCTTCAAAACAAACTCGTCAATATCAGTCCCGAAGTAAGCTCAAAAGAGCTGGTCAATGATTCGATATTCAAGGCGCTCGTGACCGGCGACCCGGTTACCGCGGAACGAAAATTCATGAAACCTTTCAAATTCCGCAATTTCGCAAAATTGATAACAGCGGGAAACAACCTGCCTCCGTCTACCGATGATAGCTACGGGTACTTGCGACGCTGGATAATTATTCCTTTCCCGAAGCGTTTCGGCAAGGACGATTCAGATCCCCAGAGGGCTAGTCGGATTATCGCCAATGAGATAAGCGGAGTTCTCAAATGGGCGCTTGAAGGGCTGAACCGGCTTCGGAAGAACCAGCGCTTTTCGACCTCCGATATTTGTGACGCCGCCGTTCAGGATTACCAGAGAAACCTTGAGCCGATAGTCGAGTTTATTGCAGACCGTAATGTCAGGGTCCTGCCGGGAGAAGGAAATTTCCGCCATCTCGTGAGGCTGAATGAACTTTACGCCGCATATCAGGAATGGGCTCAACGATGCGGGTACAGACCGCTGGGACGGAACAAGTTTTCCAGGGCAATTGAGAAACATCTGGATGTAAAGCCTGAGAGAGACCGGAATGGAATGTTTTTTCGGAAATTGGGTATAGATAGATTTGCTCCCCGTTTTTCAGAGACTGGCGCTCTTTTGTAAAACCGTGTAGTTTTGTGAAATTTTTGGGAAGAGTTAACTCTTCGGCATAATTATATAAAACTCTTATTTATGCATTTTTATTACTCTTTATTATTACGCGAAAGAGAATATTTTATTGTCAAAAAGAATAATAATTTAAATTTACTTTCTATTATTGAAGAAAAGCCGGAAAACCTTCCAAAACTACACATATTGCCAATTAAGCCATAAATATTAATTAGTTGCCGATTATAATACTTTCACAAAAACCACGCCAAACTTCACCTCCCTCTAATGATTTGCATATACTGGTCGCCAGGAAGACAAGAAAACAGGCTCAGTGTCCGCTATGTGAGAAAGTCATGGGAACGGCTCCCTTAACCGCTGCAAAACCATAGGAGCGATGCGGAAGCGCAGGGCCGGCCCGTTCCCATAATTTCATCAGTCCATATCGACCTTGAACGTGTCGAAAATTATGTTGGTCCCCACCATCCTTGCCCCATGGGCCACTGCTTCGAAGATGTCCCTATCATCCCACCCCAAAGCTCTCAAACGGTCCAAATCCTCAGCGGTCGCCGAATGCGGGTTGTCGCAAGCCTTTAATACGAAGAGTAGCAGAGCCTTCTGCTTATCGTCCAGAGGCGCTTGGCTCGGATCATCCTGCATGGCCGCTATTTGCTCTTTGGTGAACCCTGCCTTGCTCAGTAATCCCGTGTTCAGATTCTGACAGTAGGGGGATTTGCATGCCTTTGATACAAGCATGCGTATCATGGCCAGAAGCGGCGCGCTCAGGGTGGGATGTCCCATATAGTACCCCATGAGCTGAATTTGATTGTCGAGGATCTCTGGGCTGACCCCAAGCATCCGTACGTTGTTTGGAACCATCCCGAAAAGCTGCTCAACTTCAGCGTAAAGCTCTGCGAGCTTTCCCTCAGCCTTTTCCGGTGGCGTGGTT
This window encodes:
- a CDS encoding phage/plasmid primase, P4 family; the protein is MRFAAACGTQVASHDSLTDDPYKNSMPLRTIVERFGARTCRDGKISCPLHQDKRPSLHVYDDHAYCFSCNTRFDSYGLVGAFLLGNPNPRGESFISVKNWLAEQTGLPRVIARSPKGGRDTCSRIEDPYEEVWQDALRDPGPAYTYLESRSISRKTCRGLVGYLPPDYEFRNCETASNAGLLSKRGRFLFAGRAIFAVRRNGRIVSFYGRAIHESAKPRHANCGLTDPPQPRAIFNIDQCRNLKDVYLTESVIDLLTLIDRGVSNAIALFGVQGLTPDRIELLKETNIKTITLCFDSDKNGTGQRSAIEQGLRLFQHGFGVSIKTLPLEDDSPKVDINSFLSSREITKFHDIEAQQFLELYLSHERSDPEAVADKLEKLYEAIANKGPLIADYYLDRIKSVTGFKKRRLLAELKKKTSVEEGYEKTGGFHPLDYVDLIIQETPTIYVDGTFYQYSDGYYRQTYEEEICREAMRLIGSEAQAYQVKAVSELLSITCFTRTDDINPPGLLNISNGIINIENGDFLDHNPDFKFTFQNPITLEETAQCPVWLETVKDIIPDEDARSILQELFGFCLTPDVWPQKAFLFYGQGSNGKSVILDVLEKLVGGENVSAVHLARLGDRFKLSELQNKLVNISPEVSSKELVNDSIFKALVTGDPVTAERKFMKPFKFRNFAKLITAGNNLPPSTDDSYGYLRRWIIIPFPKRFGKDDSDPQRASRIIANEISGVLKWALEGLNRLRKNQRFSTSDICDAAVQDYQRNLEPIVEFIADRNVRVLPGEGNFRHLVRLNELYAAYQEWAQRCGYRPLGRNKFSRAIEKHLDVKPERDRNGMFFRKLGIDRFAPRFSETGALL